Proteins encoded by one window of Corallococcus exiguus:
- a CDS encoding serine/threonine-protein kinase: protein MAGTTLTLTPDGFRGRVLGKYEVLCRLSTGGMAEIFLAAQKGLAGFRKMVVLKQILPDIRGEEEFVRMFLDEAKVTAAFNHPHIAHVYDLDVADGELFLAMEFVPGATLVEVARACRTAHEPIPMGLSLMAVRDTAVALNYAHSFTDPLGRPSPVVHRDVAEKNIMVTYEGVTKLLDFGIAKSLARAGRTAVGMVKGTSGYMSPEQIMGDPLDARSDLFSLGVVLHECLTGMRLFYAKSAEAMMNAVLSGDVPPPSRVNKEVPPELDAIVLKALAKRREDRYGTTLEFARAIERAVGPRIWHPEQSSELMLRLFTERRDQTRLLLMSGQSTGDGTSSETQVAQVLARGGEVPEPATLPPASALPQISSTLPPRAPAAPAKAPAPAKAPPAPAAAAGGRRNTTEEVAVRKPAAMPPSRRVSPPTEPFRPPPPTNEMSAQPEDSEPGVRTQPALPPVMLDSSLRITAPVTASPGYAEGETILTPLSRMGTQPPEEPKARHAKEPPAFVPPPNEPRARGGRESEEGRARSGASDDARQRSANGSEEPRPRAGRDAAHGSAEDSRPRPPREALNAPPEEARPKPPREAFSASGEDARSRSARDAANGSTEDSRPRPPRDSANGSTDDARARSGRDASHNGAEDSRPRPPRDASNTSSEDSRPRPSRSATQDSLRVTQPHTAPQALLNDSETAISRVPSKPPEEAPEKTPAVRRSPSSRRKQSSPPARSTPARASGRPTEPHDFLADAPAPRRGKGGLITAGIVFLAIAGLGTTVALGLDGGRVSALWSSVLSRKPDTNSSTTSPPPPSEPGAQKPAPTEPASPEPSTEVAQVTPPADPATPTETAPSDPPPPSNETATDDAQAPKAKTRTPVRKTGKRDASDPTATPVRGKSRTAAPVDDSDADLPAPDDGATEAAAPQGFLTLVTEPSARVSLAGRSLGETPLNKVALPVGRHTLKLMDGTGRPLRLLVEIKPDDVTSVRVPLEMLDNP from the coding sequence ATGGCTGGGACGACGCTGACGCTCACCCCGGACGGGTTCCGCGGCCGGGTGCTGGGCAAGTACGAGGTGCTCTGCCGCCTGTCGACAGGCGGGATGGCGGAGATTTTCCTCGCGGCCCAGAAGGGCCTGGCCGGCTTCCGCAAGATGGTGGTGCTGAAGCAGATCCTCCCCGACATCCGCGGCGAGGAGGAGTTCGTCCGGATGTTCCTGGACGAGGCCAAGGTCACGGCCGCGTTCAACCACCCGCACATCGCCCACGTGTACGACCTGGACGTGGCGGACGGCGAGCTGTTCCTCGCCATGGAGTTCGTCCCGGGCGCCACGCTGGTGGAGGTGGCCCGCGCGTGCCGCACCGCCCATGAGCCCATCCCCATGGGCCTGAGCCTGATGGCCGTGCGCGACACGGCCGTGGCGCTCAACTACGCGCACAGCTTCACCGACCCGCTGGGCCGGCCCTCGCCCGTCGTCCACCGCGACGTCGCCGAGAAGAACATCATGGTGACGTACGAAGGCGTCACCAAGCTGCTCGACTTCGGCATCGCCAAGAGCCTGGCGCGCGCGGGCCGCACCGCCGTGGGCATGGTGAAGGGCACCAGCGGCTACATGTCCCCGGAACAGATCATGGGCGACCCGCTGGACGCCCGCAGTGACCTGTTCAGCCTGGGCGTGGTGCTGCACGAGTGCCTCACCGGCATGCGCCTCTTCTACGCGAAGAGCGCCGAAGCCATGATGAACGCCGTGCTGAGCGGCGATGTGCCCCCGCCCTCGCGCGTGAACAAGGAAGTGCCGCCGGAGCTGGACGCCATCGTCCTCAAGGCGCTCGCGAAACGGCGCGAGGACCGCTACGGCACCACGCTGGAGTTCGCTCGCGCCATCGAGCGCGCCGTGGGACCGCGCATCTGGCACCCCGAACAGAGCAGCGAGTTGATGCTGCGGCTGTTCACCGAGCGCCGCGACCAGACCCGCCTGCTGCTCATGAGCGGGCAGTCTACCGGGGACGGCACCTCCAGCGAGACGCAGGTGGCGCAGGTGCTCGCCCGGGGCGGAGAGGTCCCGGAGCCGGCCACGCTTCCGCCCGCGAGTGCGCTGCCGCAGATCTCCTCCACGCTGCCGCCTCGCGCGCCCGCGGCGCCCGCCAAGGCACCCGCTCCGGCGAAGGCGCCGCCGGCTCCCGCTGCCGCCGCGGGGGGCCGCCGCAACACGACGGAAGAGGTGGCGGTCCGCAAGCCCGCGGCGATGCCACCCTCGCGCCGGGTGTCGCCTCCCACGGAGCCGTTCCGGCCGCCTCCGCCCACGAATGAGATGTCCGCGCAGCCCGAGGATTCCGAACCGGGCGTGCGCACCCAGCCAGCCCTGCCTCCGGTGATGCTGGATTCATCGCTGCGCATCACGGCGCCCGTGACGGCGTCCCCCGGTTATGCCGAGGGGGAGACCATCCTCACGCCCCTGTCGCGCATGGGCACGCAGCCTCCCGAGGAACCGAAGGCGCGCCATGCGAAGGAGCCTCCGGCCTTCGTGCCGCCGCCCAACGAGCCTCGCGCCCGGGGTGGACGGGAGTCCGAGGAAGGCCGTGCCCGGTCTGGAGCCTCGGACGATGCACGGCAGCGCTCCGCCAACGGCTCCGAGGAGCCGCGTCCGCGCGCCGGACGTGATGCGGCCCATGGATCCGCCGAGGACTCGCGGCCCCGTCCGCCGCGTGAAGCCCTCAACGCGCCTCCCGAGGAGGCTCGGCCCAAACCGCCGCGTGAAGCCTTCAGCGCGTCCGGTGAGGATGCGCGGTCCCGCTCCGCGCGGGATGCGGCGAATGGGTCCACTGAGGATTCCCGTCCCCGTCCTCCTCGTGATTCCGCGAATGGGTCCACCGACGATGCACGTGCCCGGTCTGGCCGCGATGCTTCGCACAACGGTGCGGAAGACTCCCGTCCCCGTCCTCCTCGCGACGCCTCGAACACCAGCTCCGAGGACTCCCGTCCCCGGCCCTCACGGTCCGCCACACAGGACAGCCTCCGCGTCACCCAGCCCCACACCGCGCCGCAGGCCCTGCTGAACGACAGCGAGACGGCCATCTCCCGCGTGCCGTCCAAGCCTCCCGAAGAGGCCCCCGAGAAGACGCCCGCGGTCCGCCGCTCCCCGTCCTCCCGCCGCAAGCAGTCCTCGCCTCCCGCACGCTCCACCCCGGCGCGCGCCTCCGGCCGCCCCACCGAACCGCACGACTTCCTCGCCGATGCCCCCGCCCCCCGCCGAGGCAAGGGCGGGCTCATCACGGCCGGCATCGTGTTCCTCGCCATCGCGGGGCTCGGCACCACCGTCGCCCTGGGACTCGACGGCGGCCGCGTGTCCGCGCTGTGGAGCTCCGTGCTCTCGCGCAAGCCGGACACGAACTCATCCACAACTTCTCCACCGCCCCCTTCCGAGCCCGGGGCCCAGAAGCCCGCCCCCACAGAGCCCGCCTCGCCGGAACCCTCCACCGAGGTCGCCCAGGTCACGCCTCCCGCCGACCCCGCGACTCCCACGGAAACGGCGCCCTCGGACCCGCCTCCTCCCAGCAACGAAACCGCCACCGACGACGCCCAGGCCCCGAAGGCGAAGACGCGCACCCCTGTCCGCAAGACCGGCAAGCGCGACGCCAGCGACCCGACGGCCACTCCGGTCCGCGGCAAGTCCCGCACCGCCGCGCCCGTCGACGACTCGGATGCCGACCTCCCTGCCCCGGATGACGGCGCCACCGAAGCGGCCGCGCCCCAGGGATTCCTCACCCTGGTCACGGAACCTTCCGCCCGCGTGTCCCTGGCCGGCCGTTCCCTGGGCGAGACCCCCCTCAACAAGGTCGCCCTCCCGGTGGGCAGGCACACCCTGAAGCTCATGGACGGCACCGGCCGCCCCTTGAGGCTCCTCGTGGAGATCAAACCCGACGACGTCACCTCCGTCCGGGTCCCCCTGGAGATGCTGGACAATCCCTGA
- a CDS encoding ribonuclease R family protein, producing the protein MDTSASPRTVTGRVDVHPRGFGFLTVQEPGTPEVLSAFIPPPDLNPLFAGDVVSATVTASGEGRWTASGLSLVERTRTVVYGEVVSRKGAFFLRIDKEVSNTDWPLDPGTTPVQHNDAVVARIADGKVVLLYRLEPGADRSLERVIARHGLHRDFPSEVVQEALRAKETPHALGGARRDLRSIPTVTVDAPSTRDIDDAISVLPAGPDGALRLLVSIADVSESVKENTPLDLEARARATSVYLAGRVLPMLPEELSAHWLSLVPNEERHCLTVELRIDPDGRVTAADVYESLIRSWARLNYDEVAAFLDDNSISPAMEPVREAMPWFRLASARLAVSRGARGGMAMSRDEARFTFDTATGAVSGLAGEKDTSAHNMIERFMVAANEAIATWLMTRGVPTVYRVHEQPDPQRVSDVNAFALHSGFAAGFGAQLTPLALATFDRQISGAKAEAALRSVLRRSLGPSRYTVKPGPHFGLAAPLYLHFTSPIRRYADLAVHRLIKAYLHGRRDFVHEDPEIESLSQHINVRARSANRAEVDRHHELEARFMSTRIGQQFPARIVRVKPFGLVAQLDGMWVEGMVPAEGLAGGPYRPDTRELSMVGKTRTFTVGMPITVKVVSTDEQLGRVEFALVE; encoded by the coding sequence ATGGACACCTCCGCTTCCCCGCGCACCGTCACCGGCCGCGTCGACGTGCATCCTCGTGGCTTCGGCTTCCTCACCGTGCAGGAGCCCGGCACTCCGGAGGTGCTGTCCGCCTTCATTCCTCCTCCGGACCTGAACCCCCTGTTCGCGGGTGACGTCGTCTCCGCCACCGTGACCGCGTCCGGCGAGGGCCGGTGGACCGCGTCTGGCCTGTCGCTCGTGGAGCGCACCCGCACCGTCGTCTACGGCGAGGTCGTGTCGCGCAAGGGCGCCTTCTTCCTGCGCATCGACAAGGAGGTCTCCAACACCGACTGGCCCCTGGACCCGGGCACCACCCCCGTCCAGCACAACGACGCCGTCGTCGCCCGCATCGCGGACGGAAAGGTCGTCCTCCTCTATCGCCTGGAGCCCGGCGCGGACCGTTCCCTGGAGCGGGTCATCGCCCGTCACGGCCTCCACCGGGACTTCCCCTCGGAGGTCGTCCAGGAAGCCCTCCGTGCGAAGGAGACCCCCCACGCCCTGGGCGGCGCCCGGCGCGACCTGCGCTCCATCCCCACCGTCACCGTGGATGCACCGTCCACCCGCGACATCGACGACGCCATCTCCGTGCTGCCCGCGGGCCCTGACGGCGCCTTGCGCCTGCTCGTGTCCATCGCGGACGTGAGCGAGTCCGTGAAAGAGAACACCCCCCTGGACCTGGAGGCCCGCGCCCGCGCCACCAGCGTCTACCTGGCGGGCCGCGTGCTCCCCATGCTCCCGGAGGAGCTATCCGCGCACTGGCTCAGCCTCGTGCCCAACGAGGAGCGCCACTGTCTCACCGTCGAATTGCGCATCGACCCGGACGGCCGTGTCACCGCCGCGGATGTCTATGAAAGCCTCATCCGCTCCTGGGCACGGCTGAACTACGACGAGGTCGCGGCCTTCCTCGATGACAACTCCATCTCCCCCGCCATGGAGCCCGTGCGCGAAGCCATGCCCTGGTTCCGACTGGCATCCGCGCGGCTCGCCGTGTCCCGAGGGGCTCGCGGCGGCATGGCCATGTCCCGCGACGAGGCGCGCTTCACCTTCGACACCGCCACGGGCGCCGTGTCCGGGCTCGCCGGGGAGAAGGACACCTCCGCGCACAACATGATTGAGCGCTTCATGGTCGCGGCCAACGAAGCCATCGCCACCTGGCTGATGACCCGTGGCGTGCCCACCGTGTATCGCGTGCATGAACAGCCGGATCCGCAGCGCGTGTCGGACGTGAACGCGTTCGCGTTGCACTCGGGGTTCGCGGCGGGCTTCGGCGCGCAGCTCACCCCGCTGGCCCTGGCCACGTTCGACCGGCAGATCTCCGGAGCGAAGGCGGAGGCCGCGCTGCGCTCCGTGCTGCGCCGGTCGCTGGGCCCGTCCCGCTACACCGTGAAGCCGGGCCCGCACTTCGGGCTCGCGGCGCCGCTGTACCTGCACTTCACGTCGCCCATCCGCCGGTACGCGGACCTCGCCGTGCACCGCCTCATCAAGGCGTACCTCCACGGCCGGCGCGACTTCGTGCACGAGGACCCGGAGATCGAATCGCTCTCCCAGCACATCAACGTGCGCGCCCGCTCCGCCAACCGCGCGGAGGTGGACCGCCACCACGAGTTGGAAGCGCGCTTCATGTCCACCCGCATCGGACAGCAGTTCCCCGCGCGCATCGTGCGAGTGAAGCCCTTCGGCCTCGTCGCGCAGCTGGATGGCATGTGGGTGGAGGGCATGGTGCCGGCGGAAGGACTCGCGGGCGGCCCCTACCGTCCGGACACGCGTGAGCTGTCCATGGTGGGCAAGACGCGGACCTTCACCGTGGGCATGCCCATCACCGTGAAGGTCGTCTCCACGGATGAGCAGTTGGGCCGGGTGGAGTTCGCCCTGGTCGAATAG
- a CDS encoding YkgJ family cysteine cluster protein, which produces MSSALSTLCLHCGMCCDGTLFTQVPLRPPEAEALRQRGLSLSVKEDGTEVLPQRCAALEGLCCTVYEERPEACRRYRCQLFNALAEGEVSLEEAKGVVDTAHAKVDAVVRGVGSAEGGRGPAMRQARVAAASLTLAPETRESLAHAEVYLDQHFRGRFRRSGG; this is translated from the coding sequence ATGTCCTCCGCCCTGTCCACCCTCTGTCTCCACTGCGGCATGTGCTGTGACGGCACCCTCTTCACCCAGGTGCCGCTGCGGCCCCCCGAGGCGGAAGCCCTGCGCCAGCGCGGCCTGTCGCTGTCCGTGAAGGAGGACGGCACGGAGGTGTTGCCCCAGCGCTGCGCCGCCCTGGAGGGTCTGTGCTGCACCGTGTACGAGGAGCGCCCCGAGGCCTGCCGTCGCTACCGCTGCCAGCTGTTCAACGCGCTGGCGGAGGGAGAGGTGTCCCTGGAGGAGGCAAAGGGCGTCGTGGATACCGCGCATGCGAAGGTGGACGCGGTGGTGCGCGGTGTAGGTTCCGCTGAGGGCGGAAGGGGTCCCGCGATGCGTCAGGCCCGGGTGGCCGCGGCCTCGCTGACCCTGGCTCCCGAGACACGAGAATCCCTGGCGCACGCGGAGGTGTACCTGGACCAGCACTTCCGGGGGCGCTTCCGCCGCTCGGGCGGCTAG
- a CDS encoding PilZ domain-containing protein, with the protein MHTDTHDAPAGREALLGYRMGTELSAAASFGADFSPGRLVQLSLEHLTLRLESRAVPRKGQAASVVVGEGERWATALDAEVIGVNSMRPEVSLRFVAPPLDAGRRIVGLLESLRDNGLLLTPETRPVWREQIDHADRVARICEALASRQARGVLRSRDGQTVAEVTCAFFEPLQDAFGWQLHGTLPPGPLTLEAFGYSSVVHFQMDAARVEDGLLLMPAPTSLVRFRHRWLRRTQAHASCTVEFDHPLWPQVHVHRGLLDVSYEGLSFLTEPGEDLMYPGLRLPVMEVGLEGHAPVRLRAEVRNISSTPNGRRCGVSVRPLDAEGARAWRALVEAQAHPTTKVEGDWNDATWKLFERSGYFRLPGKEPEKFTSLRDQFSRTQDKLQEAPLLGYRVVRPAEDGMEATLSVLKPYAGSWMAHQLARHQPPGSRSTAREALRDIYLRGYEPTQVDPEVKWFFAYCEANVRWVRYTKFDFATWYAHTGQTCLVPFRLMEGEVDSAWTQPANIALGAPTQEERASFFARVADTRPEAYREALDLVPERFDLETTRTGWGDAGLSRERELVVARHEGRAVAFAVFESAQPGLNLFNVLDGVRLVPLEDDARPEVQDAFVALLGRAAEWYRARDRKVFVHYVEATCVEYAERVSLADLGDGKLWVMSARLLPEFLEHLCESTTPRAT; encoded by the coding sequence ATGCACACTGACACTCACGACGCGCCGGCCGGCCGCGAAGCCCTCCTCGGATACCGGATGGGAACCGAGCTCAGCGCGGCGGCCTCGTTTGGAGCGGACTTCTCTCCCGGACGTCTGGTGCAACTGTCCCTGGAGCATCTGACGCTCCGCCTGGAGTCGCGCGCGGTGCCCCGCAAGGGACAGGCCGCGTCCGTGGTGGTGGGTGAAGGCGAGCGGTGGGCCACCGCCCTGGACGCGGAAGTGATTGGCGTCAACTCCATGCGCCCGGAGGTGAGCCTGCGCTTCGTCGCGCCGCCGCTGGACGCGGGCCGACGCATCGTGGGCCTGTTGGAGTCGCTGCGTGACAACGGCCTGCTGCTCACGCCGGAGACGCGGCCGGTGTGGCGCGAGCAGATCGACCACGCGGACCGCGTCGCGCGCATCTGTGAAGCGCTCGCGTCCCGTCAGGCCCGCGGCGTGCTGCGCTCGCGTGATGGCCAGACCGTGGCGGAGGTCACCTGCGCCTTCTTCGAGCCGCTCCAGGACGCGTTCGGCTGGCAGCTGCACGGGACGCTTCCCCCGGGGCCCCTCACCCTGGAGGCGTTCGGCTACTCCAGCGTGGTGCACTTCCAGATGGACGCCGCGCGCGTGGAGGATGGCCTGCTGCTGATGCCGGCGCCCACGTCGCTGGTGCGCTTCCGCCACCGCTGGCTGCGCCGCACGCAGGCCCACGCGTCCTGCACGGTGGAGTTCGACCATCCGCTCTGGCCCCAGGTGCACGTGCACCGCGGCCTGCTGGATGTCTCCTACGAAGGCCTGTCCTTCCTCACCGAGCCCGGCGAGGACCTGATGTACCCGGGCCTGCGCCTGCCGGTGATGGAGGTCGGGCTGGAGGGCCACGCGCCGGTGCGCCTGCGCGCGGAGGTGCGCAACATCTCCAGCACGCCCAACGGCCGCCGCTGCGGCGTGAGCGTCCGGCCCCTGGACGCCGAAGGGGCCCGCGCGTGGCGCGCGCTGGTGGAGGCCCAGGCCCACCCCACCACCAAGGTGGAGGGCGACTGGAACGACGCCACCTGGAAGCTCTTCGAGCGCTCCGGCTACTTCCGCCTCCCGGGCAAGGAGCCGGAGAAGTTCACCAGCCTGCGCGACCAGTTCTCCCGCACGCAGGACAAGCTCCAGGAGGCGCCGCTGCTGGGCTACCGCGTGGTGCGCCCCGCGGAGGACGGCATGGAGGCCACGCTCTCCGTGCTCAAGCCCTACGCGGGCAGCTGGATGGCGCACCAGCTGGCGCGGCACCAGCCCCCGGGCAGCCGCTCCACCGCTCGCGAGGCCCTGCGCGACATCTACCTGCGCGGCTACGAGCCCACCCAGGTGGACCCGGAGGTGAAGTGGTTCTTCGCCTACTGCGAGGCGAACGTGCGCTGGGTGCGCTACACGAAGTTCGACTTCGCCACCTGGTACGCGCACACCGGCCAGACGTGCCTGGTGCCCTTCCGCCTGATGGAGGGCGAGGTGGACAGCGCCTGGACGCAGCCCGCGAACATCGCCCTGGGCGCACCCACCCAGGAGGAGCGCGCCAGCTTCTTCGCCCGCGTGGCCGACACCCGCCCGGAGGCTTACAGAGAAGCGCTGGACCTGGTGCCGGAGCGCTTCGACCTGGAGACCACGCGCACCGGCTGGGGTGACGCGGGCCTGTCCCGCGAGCGTGAGCTGGTGGTGGCCCGTCATGAAGGCCGCGCCGTGGCCTTCGCGGTGTTCGAGTCCGCGCAGCCGGGCCTCAACCTCTTCAACGTCCTGGACGGCGTGCGCCTGGTGCCGCTGGAGGACGACGCGCGGCCGGAGGTGCAGGACGCGTTCGTGGCGCTGCTGGGCCGCGCGGCGGAGTGGTACCGCGCGCGCGACCGCAAGGTGTTCGTCCACTACGTGGAGGCCACCTGCGTGGAGTACGCGGAGCGCGTGTCCCTGGCGGACCTGGGTGACGGCAAGCTGTGGGTGATGTCCGCCCGCCTGCTGCCGGAGTTCCTGGAGCACCTCTGCGAGTCCACCACGCCGCGCGCGACGTAG
- a CDS encoding NYN domain-containing protein: MAGRTDEQHRIALFIDFENLVTNTGISANNFDLQPALDQLLEQGKVVFRRAYCNWSRFEDAKQRLHDVGVELVDVPPSTRAGKNSADMRLVIDALELCYAREQIDTFVIASGDSDFCPLAYKLRENGRTVIGLAVREASSQMFVRACDQFIYMKPKNRGESSHKDKDHGGRGSKSDEGKGGKRGGKGHDKGHDKGGKEAAESKGGKPKAEVPAVAREVVQSLLRRATGPLNPSLVKETIVRKEPDFDERDHGFSTFARLLEALEQEGLLRRVQQGRQGYIVGPDSDVGAPPREAKGGKGRHAKAPVPVEEEEEELESYPDPDDEGL; encoded by the coding sequence TTGGCTGGACGCACCGACGAGCAGCACCGCATCGCCCTCTTCATCGACTTCGAGAACCTGGTCACCAACACCGGCATCAGCGCCAACAACTTCGACCTGCAGCCCGCCCTGGACCAGCTCCTGGAGCAGGGCAAGGTCGTCTTCCGCCGCGCGTACTGCAACTGGTCGCGCTTCGAAGACGCGAAGCAGCGCCTGCACGACGTGGGCGTGGAGCTGGTGGACGTGCCCCCCTCCACCCGCGCTGGCAAGAACAGCGCGGACATGCGCCTGGTCATCGACGCGCTGGAGCTGTGCTACGCGCGCGAGCAGATTGACACCTTCGTCATCGCCTCCGGCGACAGCGACTTCTGCCCCCTGGCGTACAAGCTGCGTGAGAACGGCCGCACCGTCATTGGCCTGGCCGTGCGCGAGGCCAGCTCCCAGATGTTCGTGCGGGCGTGCGACCAGTTCATCTACATGAAGCCCAAGAACCGGGGCGAGTCCTCGCACAAGGACAAGGACCACGGCGGCCGGGGCTCCAAGTCCGACGAGGGCAAGGGCGGCAAGCGGGGCGGCAAGGGCCACGACAAGGGCCACGACAAGGGCGGCAAGGAAGCCGCCGAGTCCAAGGGCGGCAAGCCCAAGGCGGAGGTGCCCGCCGTCGCGCGCGAGGTGGTGCAGAGCCTGCTGCGCCGCGCGACCGGCCCGCTCAACCCGTCGCTCGTCAAGGAGACCATCGTCCGCAAGGAGCCCGACTTCGACGAGCGCGACCACGGCTTCTCCACCTTCGCGCGGCTGCTGGAGGCGCTGGAGCAGGAAGGCCTGCTGCGCCGCGTCCAGCAGGGGCGCCAGGGCTACATCGTGGGCCCGGACTCGGACGTCGGCGCTCCGCCGCGCGAAGCCAAGGGCGGCAAGGGGCGCCACGCCAAGGCGCCCGTCCCGGTGGAGGAGGAAGAAGAGGAGCTGGAGTCCTACCCGGACCCGGACGACGAGGGGCTCTAA
- a CDS encoding ABC transporter substrate-binding protein yields MSSARPLSLLLGVCVLLLTGVTSCKKDTPSGANAPLRVAFFPNITHAQALVANAEGLFGSQPGMGHVEVRQFNAGPAAMEALVAGSVDVAYVGPGPAINTYLKAGKELRIIAGAVNGGAVLVVKNVKTAAELKGKKLATPQLGNTQDIALRHWLKAQKLSISTDAGGDVQVIPISNPDILAQYLQGAIEGAWVPEPWGARMLAEGGGHILVDERDLWPDKRFPTTVVVTTKKVLETQRPRIAALLGIHVRLTERWRADPAAFATSVNAAFGQLTRKPLPAPVLQDAFSRLEPSLDPVPAALKTSAEHAKSLGFIPSDDVAGLVDLSVLDEVRGGGAKPN; encoded by the coding sequence ATGTCTTCCGCGCGTCCGCTGTCCCTGCTCCTCGGTGTCTGCGTCCTCCTCCTGACGGGTGTCACGTCCTGCAAGAAGGACACGCCCTCTGGCGCCAACGCTCCCCTGCGCGTGGCCTTCTTCCCCAACATCACGCACGCGCAGGCGTTGGTGGCGAACGCGGAGGGGCTCTTCGGCTCTCAGCCCGGCATGGGCCACGTGGAGGTGCGGCAGTTCAACGCGGGCCCCGCGGCCATGGAGGCGCTGGTGGCGGGCTCCGTGGACGTGGCCTACGTGGGCCCGGGCCCCGCCATCAACACGTACCTCAAGGCCGGCAAGGAGCTGCGCATCATCGCGGGCGCGGTGAACGGCGGCGCGGTGCTGGTGGTGAAGAACGTGAAGACGGCCGCGGAGCTCAAGGGCAAGAAGCTGGCGACGCCGCAGCTGGGCAACACACAGGACATCGCCCTGCGCCACTGGCTGAAGGCCCAGAAGCTGAGCATCTCCACGGACGCGGGCGGCGACGTGCAGGTGATTCCCATCAGCAACCCGGACATCCTGGCCCAGTACCTCCAGGGCGCCATCGAGGGCGCGTGGGTGCCCGAGCCCTGGGGCGCGCGCATGCTCGCCGAAGGGGGCGGTCACATCCTGGTGGACGAGCGCGACCTCTGGCCGGACAAGCGCTTCCCCACCACGGTGGTGGTGACGACGAAGAAGGTGCTGGAGACGCAGCGCCCGCGCATCGCGGCGCTCCTGGGCATCCACGTGCGGCTCACCGAGCGCTGGCGCGCGGACCCCGCGGCCTTCGCCACGTCCGTCAACGCCGCCTTCGGCCAGCTCACGCGCAAGCCCCTGCCGGCGCCCGTGCTCCAGGACGCGTTCTCCCGCCTGGAGCCGAGCCTGGACCCGGTGCCCGCCGCGCTGAAGACGTCCGCCGAGCACGCGAAGTCACTGGGCTTCATCCCCAGTGACGACGTCGCGGGGCTCGTGGACCTGAGCGTCCTGGACGAGGTGCGGGGCGGCGGCGCGAAGCCGAACTAG
- a CDS encoding ABC transporter permease, which produces MLKWAQKLGMIALLFALWEGLSRSGMWNKHLFPGPLEVIQTLIAMARDGQLGGATLRSLGRLTHAYLMSVCIGVPLGLCIARLSFFRNAVKPVVMGLQALPSICWLPLALLWFGLNDSAILFVVVMGSVLGIAIATEDAVNGLDPQLSRVASTLGVRGLRFYFGVLLPGALPGIVTGLKLGWSFAWRALLAGELLFVSGGLGQLLTMGRELMDVSQVMAVMLAIILIGITVDRVLFQTVETRLRRRWGLTASV; this is translated from the coding sequence ATGCTGAAATGGGCGCAGAAGCTGGGGATGATCGCGCTGCTCTTCGCGCTCTGGGAGGGGCTGTCCCGCTCGGGCATGTGGAACAAGCACCTGTTCCCCGGGCCGCTGGAGGTGATTCAAACGCTCATCGCCATGGCCCGCGATGGACAGCTGGGCGGCGCCACGTTGCGTTCGCTGGGCCGGCTGACGCACGCCTATCTCATGTCCGTGTGCATCGGCGTCCCGCTGGGACTCTGCATCGCGCGGCTGTCCTTCTTCCGCAACGCGGTGAAGCCGGTGGTGATGGGCCTGCAGGCCCTGCCCTCCATCTGCTGGCTGCCCCTGGCCCTGTTGTGGTTCGGCCTCAACGACAGCGCCATCCTCTTCGTGGTGGTGATGGGCAGCGTGCTGGGCATCGCCATCGCCACCGAGGACGCGGTCAACGGCCTGGATCCGCAGCTGTCCCGCGTGGCCAGCACCCTGGGCGTGCGGGGCCTGCGCTTCTACTTCGGCGTGCTCCTGCCTGGCGCGCTGCCCGGCATCGTCACCGGCCTCAAGCTGGGGTGGAGCTTCGCGTGGCGCGCGCTGCTCGCGGGCGAGCTGCTCTTCGTCTCCGGCGGCCTGGGCCAGCTGCTCACCATGGGCCGCGAGCTGATGGACGTGTCCCAGGTGATGGCGGTGATGCTGGCCATCATCCTCATCGGCATCACGGTGGATCGCGTCCTCTTCCAGACGGTGGAGACGCGCCTCAGGCGCAGGTGGGGCCTGACGGCGTCCGTGTGA